TGCAAACTGTAAGGATATTGTTCACTGTATGGTTTGGTAGTCTTGCACAATTAGGTGGAGAAAGGACTCCAAGAAGATTAcacttgaggagtctttcatccTCTTGAGGCCTCATCACCCATAGCTGGCCACAAAGTTGGAGCACCAGCCACCCATCTCCCTCAGTGTTGGCACCACAGGCTGTGCTGTGCTGCCCCTGAAATGATACACAGACTTGTTAAAAAAATTGTCCAAACATTATCAGTGCgctcagtaaatggcctcaccCATCCTGAAATTATTAATGTCACTGAATGACTGAGGTTTTCCAACATGCTCTCCTTAATACGTATCTATTGGGATTAGGTACAGGTTTTATTTTTCGGAATGTAACCTTATTAAATAGAGTAGGGGTAAATTTGTAATTACCTTTGCCAGCTCAAAATACCACATAAGTCATCATATTATATTTAAAGGGTAAAAATACATATCCTTTAACTATAACATGAAGGTTCACATGGCTAGATACTAACCTAAACTATCCAAACCTATCTGGTGCACCGCAGGCTGCAGCCGCCACCCCCAGCAGTCTCCTACACATCAGCAACACTGGCATGGTTATGTTGGTTTGGTTAGCTTAGTTTCTTATCATGTGTGCCTGCCTATCATGGTAAAAGGGCATGCATTTTTGCCCTTAATCCAAATGAAGGCATATATAATATTCTTAAGTGGTGTAGCAAAACTACACATTTACCAAAGTAACCTGAAGCCACCAATTATAGCAACTTAATTCCACCTTCACTTTTGGCTCTGTGGGTCACCTCGCGATCAAAAAGTTGAGTTCAGTCTAAAACTCAGGGACAGGCCCGACAGGGCAGCTTCTAGGCGAGAGGCGGCGATATCATGTGACCCTTACTGATAGGGTTTTGGCTTAGAAGTTTTACCCAGCTGTTTACATGACTGTTATCAACAAAACGACAGCGAAACAAAATGATGCTGACAGCGTTACTCTTCCACCAGTTTCAACCTTCTACTCGTTACATACTGCTATTTATATGTTCATGACTATTAGGCTGACCCCGTGCCATATGTATTTAAGGTATGACAAGCAAACATTACCCGTCTCCGTGTTCCCGTTGTTTACCTGTGTTGGGTGCCGAGCCAAAGCCACAAAGTGGACGGCAGTCTCTGGCACACAGCGGGCCACAACAACAGTGCCTCCCTGCCAAGACCAAGGGTAGTGTGATAACGTGTAATATCTGACTGGAAGTTTACTTTTACTTCGGCATCGGCTGGTATCCCTTTACTACTAGGgtccgtattacaagtcaaacccgagaagtttcgggttccTACAatggtcggtttaggggacgtataacaagtccaatctgagaagtGGGTCCCTACATATCGAGTtaattcatcccgaactctgtagggaccctaaacttctcggattggacttgtaatacggccctagaTGCTATAAACGATTAACTCCTGCTAGTAATACTTTTATTGATAAATTTACATCCCTTTAAGACCTGTACAAATCACTGCCCCTGCCAAAAATATCTTGAGGCACCGCGCCTTTCCctaaaaatcatatatatatatataatataaaaaatgtTTTAAACTTCCTATCACTATTATTTATATACAATGGATGATCAAGCTATAGAGGGTTAGTGTAAGGAAACAAATACATAAGTCATTAgacgatgacaaaaaaaaaaaaaacttaaaatctCACCTTTATCACTGTTTACTTGGATATAAGCCTGAGTGTGTGCAACCTCCAGTTTCCAAAATCGAATAAAAAACTCATTACAATGGATAAGCTAGCTTaacgaacaaataaacaaaaggatGAGACATGTATGTGTATAGACCTAACTTACTGAGATGCAGTATCATGCAATACCAGTCTTGAGGATAAAAGTCAGACAGATAAGTAGGTAACTAATATAGATAGTTCAATAAATAAATATCAGTAAGAGTGACCTCTCCCTACTATGCCTGGGCCATCACCACGCCTAGAAGACGCTGGGGGACGTGCTGTTGTATTCCTCGATTAGTTGGGCGAGATCATCTGTGTCTTGGAGCAGCATCAGGTCTGGCATTGAGGGCGGCGACATGGCTGTGGGCTGAGGCGTAGGCGACGTCGGCTGTAGGTTTTGGAGGTGTTCACCGGAGTCGTCGTCATCGTCCCACAATTTGAGGGAGAACTCATCTCCCAGGCCATGTTCATTCGTCCAGGGGGAACAGGCCCCACTGGTTCCTACCCCCACCCCCTCGTTCTTCACTCCATCGTTGATACATTCTGTGGCCGATGGTGCGAGCCGCCCCGCCTCGCAGGAGCTGCAGGGCGTGGGCTGGTGCCTCCTGCTGGGTGTGAGGGCGTCGAGGGCGGCTGTGGTCCACCTTAGGCCCTGGTAGGCCCGCTTCACTGTCTCGAAGTTGAGACGCGAGATGGCCACGCCCTCCCGCTGGGTCAGGTGGCTGCTCAGGTGGGCGGCAGGCTGCGGCGTGACGCCCCGTGCCCTGCACAGCCGGCGGTATGCCGCGTGCAGCTCCCCGACAGGCACCGCGTCCTCAGCTGATCCCGTGCGCTCCACGTTTTCACGCAAGAAAGCGTCCAACAGATCGAGGTCGTCCTCGCGGGGAGGTCGCGAGACCCCGGGGTAGAGGAAGTCCATGCTCTCCGACAGACAGTCGTAGCTACTGGAGGTTGAGGAAGGAGGGGCGGGGCTTACTGGTGTCAGGGTTGGAGGAGAAGGCGGGCCCTTCTTAGGGGCCC
The window above is part of the Eriocheir sinensis breed Jianghai 21 chromosome 44, ASM2467909v1, whole genome shotgun sequence genome. Proteins encoded here:
- the LOC126980479 gene encoding uncharacterized protein LOC126980479 isoform X1; this encodes MGRRVTGQQDRRRRKNRFVGMEGLREFLQRQCTITHRRTDVVRCRDLYHAYCMFCATTLHPVASVVNVGRYLGGLQVRASRRLGGCNGRRQEYAYVGLCLNESLPRAPKKGPPSPPTLTPVSPAPPSSTSSSYDCLSESMDFLYPGVSRPPREDDLDLLDAFLRENVERTGSAEDAVPVGELHAAYRRLCRARGVTPQPAAHLSSHLTQREGVAISRLNFETVKRAYQGLRWTTAALDALTPSRRHQPTPCSSCEAGRLAPSATECINDGVKNEGVGVGTSGACSPWTNEHGLGDEFSLKLWDDDDDSGEHLQNLQPTSPTPQPTAMSPPSMPDLMLLQDTDDLAQLIEEYNSTSPSVF